The Limosilactobacillus panis DNA segment AGTTTATCATTAATGGTGATTGCCAGGCCCAGCTTGGCGAAGTCCATCGCCTCTTCCATTGTTTTCCCCTGGGTAAAGGCCTCCGGGAGGTCTGGAAAGTCCACCAGGATTTCCCCGTTCTTTACGGTAAAAAGGGCCGGATAAGAAACTAATTCCATTGTTATTCCTTTCTACGATAAAAGGAACCACCTACTCAGCGTGACGCTGAATATTGGTCCCTTCTTTCATGTGCCTATTACTTGGCAACGATGTTCACAATCTTGTTTGGTACGACAATAACCTTCTTGATGTCCTTACCATCAGTAAACTTTTTGACATGCTCATTGGCTAGGGCAACCTTTTCAGCCTCTTCCTTTGAGGTACCCTTAGTCATCTTAACCTTGGCCCGAACTTTCCCATTGACTTGCAAAATCATTTCAACTTCATTTTCAACTAAGGCTTTTGGATCATACTTTGGCCATGGTTGGTAAGCAATCGTATCACTGATTCCAAAGTGACTCCATAATTCTTCAGCCACATGCGGAATGATTGGGGAAATCATCTTGACGAAGCCCTGCATGTATTCTGCTGGCAGGTCATCCGCCTTGTAGGCTTCGTTAACGAAGACCATCAGCTGCGAAATGGCGGTGTTAAAGTGCATCCGCTCATAGTCTTCCGTAACCTTCTTAACGGTTTGGTTGTAAACCTTAGTCAGCTTGCCATCGTTAAAGTTGGAGACCCGGTCACGAAGGTGATTATTATCATCCATCAGCAGGCGCCATACCCGTTGAATCCATTTGTAGGAACCGTGCAATCCTTCTTCGTCCCACGGAACAGATTCGGTCAGTGGGCCCATGAACATTTCATATAGACGGAGGGTGTCCGCACCATACTTGTCAACGATGTCATCAGGGTTAACAACGTTCCCCTTGGACTTGGACATCTTTTCGTGGTTGGAACCAAGGATCATCCCCTGGTTAACCAACTTCATAAATGGTTCCTTGGTTGGTACTAAGCCAAGGTCGTAAAGAACCTTGTGCCAGAAACGGGCGTAGAGAAGGTGCAGGACCGCGTGCTCAGCCCCACCGACGTAGAGGTCGACTGGTGACCAGTAGTCAAGGGCTTCTTTAGAAGCAAATTCCTTGCTATTGTGGGGATCGGTGTAACGGAGCCAGTACCATGATGAACCAGCCCATTGTGGCATGGTGTTTGTTTCCCGCAAGCCGTGACGTCCCTGGTCATCG contains these protein-coding regions:
- a CDS encoding type II toxin-antitoxin system HicB family antitoxin — translated: MELVSYPALFTVKNGEILVDFPDLPEAFTQGKTMEEAMDFAKLGLAITINDKLGHFEKAPQASDLAAVKREHPESTVKLVTVDLDQY